The Muntiacus reevesi chromosome 10, mMunRee1.1, whole genome shotgun sequence genome has a segment encoding these proteins:
- the ACP1 gene encoding low molecular weight phosphotyrosine protein phosphatase isoform X1: MAEQVTKSVLFVCLGNICRSPIAEAVFRKLVTDQNISDNWVIDSGAVSDWNVGRSPDPRAVSCLRNHGINTAHKARQVTKEDFATFDYILCMDESNLRDLNRKSNQVKNCRAKIELLGSYDPQKQLIIEDPYYGNDADFETVYQQCVRCCRAFLEQAR; the protein is encoded by the exons GTAACATCTGTCGATCACCCATCGCAGAAGCAGTTTTCAGGAAACTTGTAACTGATCAAAACATTTCAGATAAT TGGGTCATTGACAGTGGCGCTGTTTCTGACTGGAACGTGGGCCGGTCACCAGATCCAAGAGCTGTGAGCTGCCTAAGAAATCATGGCATTAACACAGCCCATAAAGCAAGACAG GTTACCAAAGAAGACTTTGCCACTTTTGATTATATACTATGTATGGATGAGAGCAATCTGAG AGATTTGAATAGAAAAAGTAATCAAGTTAAAAACTGCAGAGCGAAAATCGAACTACTCGGGAGCTATGATCCACAAAAACAACTTATCATTGAAGATCCCTATTAT GGCAACGACGCGGACTTCGAGACCGTCTACCAGCAGTGCGTGCGGTGCTGCAGGGCCTTCCTGGAGCAGGCCCGCTGA
- the ALKAL2 gene encoding ALK and LTK ligand 2 produces the protein MHGPGRPLLLGLLLVLGAAGPGRGGAERREAADRQTLLRLIVEIVQELRKYHSGESKRLQLSGRQDYILDRREVADYAYPEEQRVEIVPRDLRMKDKFLKHLTGPLYFSPKCSKHFHRLYHNTRDCTIPAYYKRCARLLTRLAVSPMCMEG, from the exons ATGCACGGACCCGGGCGCCCCCtcctgctggggctgctgctCGTGCTGGGGGCGGCGGGGCCCGGCAGGGGCGGCGCGGAGCGCCGGGAGGCCGCGGACCGACAGACGCTGCTGCGGCTCATCGTGGAGATCGTCCAGGAGCTCAGGAAGTACCACTCGGGGGAGTCCAAGAGGCTGCAGCTCTCGGGCCGGCAGGACTACATTCTGGACCGCAGGGAGGTCGCCGACTACGCTTACCCCGAGGAGCAGAGAGTGG AAATTGTCCCTCGAGATCTAAGGATGAAAGACaagtttttaaaacatcttaCAG GTCCTCTGTATTTCAGCCCAAAGTGCAGCAAACACTTCCACAGACTTTACCACAACACCCGAGACTGCACCATCCCTGCAT ACTACAAGAGGTGTGCCCGGCTTCTTACTCGGCTGGCAGTTAGCCCGATGTGCATGGAGGGATAA
- the ACP1 gene encoding low molecular weight phosphotyrosine protein phosphatase isoform X2, with protein MAEQVTKSVLFVCLGNICRSPIAEAVFRKLVTDQNISDNWRIDSAATSTYELGNPPDYRGQACMKKHGVPMNHVARQVTKEDFATFDYILCMDESNLRDLNRKSNQVKNCRAKIELLGSYDPQKQLIIEDPYYGNDADFETVYQQCVRCCRAFLEQAR; from the exons GTAACATCTGTCGATCACCCATCGCAGAAGCAGTTTTCAGGAAACTTGTAACTGATCAAAACATTTCAGATAAT TGGAGGATAGACAGTGCAGCGACATCCACGTATGAACTAGGAAACCCTCCTGATTATCGGGGGCAGGCTTGCATGAAGAAGCATGGTGTCCCTATGAATCACGTTGCCCGGCAG GTTACCAAAGAAGACTTTGCCACTTTTGATTATATACTATGTATGGATGAGAGCAATCTGAG AGATTTGAATAGAAAAAGTAATCAAGTTAAAAACTGCAGAGCGAAAATCGAACTACTCGGGAGCTATGATCCACAAAAACAACTTATCATTGAAGATCCCTATTAT GGCAACGACGCGGACTTCGAGACCGTCTACCAGCAGTGCGTGCGGTGCTGCAGGGCCTTCCTGGAGCAGGCCCGCTGA